Below is a window of Amphiprion ocellaris isolate individual 3 ecotype Okinawa chromosome 15, ASM2253959v1, whole genome shotgun sequence DNA.
ctgaCAATGTTGAGGACTGGtatattgaaactgtcaagaatttagttttgttagcttttcttgtaaacaatttAATTATATATgatattaatatataatatattgtaaattttcactgcacattatactatgtacaattgtgtttgttgtgaataaaggtcttgaatcttgaataaaggtcttgaataacaaaaaaatatatcatttgtatgtgtttgtgtctgcctaatgcagccacaccctttgaaatgcaaaatacattcttccacaaatatttcatgataatatttgagattgtgtaaaattataaGGGtgttaaaaaacttttttccaccactctATGTGAAATATGTCTTCTGTGGTCAAACTATTTTTGTGATGAGAAACAGGAATTCAGTGTCGATGGcactatttatttctgtttccttgtgttttcagtttggtTGACTATTAAACAgtggagaaataaaacaaaacacagccaaCATTTACACACCACAGTGACTCTGATTTAACGGTCTGCTTAGATGCATAACATTAAACATGCTTCATCAGCCATGGAGTGAAACGGTAGACgataatattcaaatttaatatATGGGTGTAAAAGTGTGAGAACATGAAGTGCTCTGCTGGACTATGAAACATCTATGGTTAAAACGGGACTGAATATTTGAATGAGAAATGTTTAGagataattattttaattatttaaactgaaaatcagGAGGAACAAAGTGGTAGCAGAGGAACAAAGAGAGAAGACAAAGTGGTGTATAATTACTTCCAGACTGTTTGTGGAAGTGAGACAAAAGGCCTAAACTTCAAAAATGGCAATGTATGTGGAGAGTAAATATTTAGTGGAAATATACAAAATAGAAAGACAAAGAATAACTGTGACAAcgcttttaaaatttttgtccTCCGTGATCACAGAGGGTCAATTCAGTAGCCTACTTCCCTACTTCAGCAATTATGTAGTAACAATGCATACCATCTCTTCCCCATCCGAGTCAGCAGACCACTCTGAGGATGAATCTTTATGACTTCTTTCagccttccttttttttctccgaGCCTTCTCATCCTTTGGACACAAGATTTACAGaaaattttgacagaaaaaaatgcactttacatGTAGCATCACATACCTGTGGAGCTAATCCCACAACAAATTTTAGCCATCAAAACAACAGTTAAGCGAGTGActgaaaaacactaaattacCTTGTCTTTGTCCACTTCTTCCTtcattcttttccttttctttttgggagaaaaaaaaacattttaactacCACAGCCTGTTTTGCATAgaataaaagagaagaaagttaTGCcggtaataaaagaaaaaccttgCTTTCAGCATCGGATTCTTCTTCTGAGCTCTCCGATGGTCTCCTGGTCGATGTCTTCTTTCTCTTGCGCTTCTTCTTCATGCTCTTCTTTTCGTCCTGCACAcacgaagaaaaaaaatggagcaaaaagtGTTGTGCTGCATGTGTAAAACTGAGCTGTCAAGCTTTTCTCAGGATTCTTATGCATTTAACATTTAAGCCTTTTTTGTACAAGATCTGTTTAAAACCTGATCAGCTATTAACCAACAAGCTCCAGATGTTCCAGTTGTTAACATATCCAATGACACAAGAAGACAATATTTGACGAGTCAATTTCCTGTCATtgtgaaaagcagtttttgctctgaaaaatagttttgtttttattttaggagGACTGTTCCTCTAAACTGAAGTTATCCTTTAGGTATGAAGTTTTGCTTTAATGGTGGAGAATAAAACTGGCTCCCAAAAGCACATCCAGATCTTTTTTATACAACAACGTAACTATGGCATGCGTTTCTCCACAGGTTATACTAATACAAGATGTGCTTTTCAGCTGTAAAACTAGCCTTATTCAGAATGCAGAACTGTCCGGATGAGTCCAAATGCAAGCTTTCTTTACATTATGTATCAGATTGAAAATAAATTCCAATGACTGACAtcgggtaaaaaaaaaaaaaaaaaaagatctgcgCTAATTTACAATTTGTGAATTTTGTCGAGTGATAGGTAATATACTTAAAAGTCAGACGTGACTTACCTCATCGTCAAACTctgaggaggagctgctggaggaaTCAGAACtcgatgaggaggaggaagatgaagaatgCTTGACCAAAACACAATGGAAGCAGTGTTCATTAGACTTGAGCTTATTCACTGGTTCATAATTGAGACTTTACAATCAGAACACGATGAGAGCAAACACaagtgtgagtgtatgtgtatCAGAGGCAGTACTGTGCCACGGGAAGCCATGAAAATACTGGAGGTCTCTCCTCACCCTGTtaaatttcttcttctctttcttctttttctaaaCACAAATGACAACCAAGGAGAAGCCAAAGTGAGTAAGATGAAATTTCAAAAGATGATACCTCAATTATTTGATATTTGATTCATATCATACCTcttttttgtcccttttctcctctttttctttgtcggttgtttttttgtccttttctttgtccttgtCACTTCCACCTAGcaatttttctctgttttttgccAGCTCTTTCCTCCATTTCTGAAACAAATTGGAAATAAAGTCAAATATCTCATAACTTGCACTTATCTACAAATTGTTCCCATTATGCAGTGAAACCATCACCCACATAGGCAGCACAGTTTTGTAGTACAGTTAAACACAGAGATAACATGTTCTAAACTGTGCATACTAGGCCTCTGTGGAACCCTTAAATATCAATCCCACATAAATGTCACCTTCACTTTGACTACAAtcaattttaattattataGATCATTTTGTGCCGAAAATATGTCTTCAATGAaagtaatttttattatttacactcCACAATAGAAAGAAAATCACGTATTTCGATTGTCATTAGCATGTATTTAACATGTAATAGTAAGACTGCTTTAAACTTAAGAAAAGGACTTTATTGTGTTGGTTCTTAAATGAGTCAAACTGTGTATTTCTAAAATTAACATTGTTGTATTCCGTTGTTCAGACCCCTGTTAAGCATTTGTTGAAATAAACTACTTGATACTTTAACcgtttgatgcacaacatgggtcaaaaatgacccatacTCAATGGGACATGGGTATCTTTTGACCCCTGTTGTGGCGTCAAAGGGTAAAGAAAATCAAAGccttattaatttttttttttattaatttaaaatttgcaggACTCTGTATTTCCTATGGAAGGCACTTGGTTAAATC
It encodes the following:
- the fam133b gene encoding protein FAM133 isoform X1, translated to MGKRDNRVAYINPIAAARARGPVQNSGPTIQDYLSRPRPTWEELKEQLEKKKKGSRALADFEDKMNEKWRKELAKNREKLLGGSDKDKEKDKKTTDKEKEEKRDKKEKKKKEKKKFNRHSSSSSSSSSSDSSSSSSSEFDDEDEKKSMKKKRKRKKTSTRRPSESSEEESDAESKKRKRMKEEVDKDKDEKARRKKRKAERSHKDSSSEWSADSDGEEMTEDKKKKRSSEEKEKFADKSKKKRKKKHKKHGRKKKKKTASQSDSELD
- the fam133b gene encoding protein FAM133 isoform X2, coding for MGKRDNRVAYINPIAAARARGPVQNSGPTIQDYLSRPRPTWEELKEQLEKKKKGSRALADFEDKMNEKWRKELAKNREKLLGGSDKDKEKDKKTTDKEKEEKRDKKEKKKKEKKKFNRHSSSSSSSSSSDSSSSSSSEFDDEDEKKSMKKKRKRKKTSTRRPSESSEEESDAESKKRKRMKEEVDKDKDEKARRKKRKAERSHKDSSSEWSADSDGEEMDKSKKKRKKKHKKHGRKKKKKTASQSDSELD